The Sphingobacterium lactis sequence TCCTTTTCATGCAGAAAGGTTGCCGGAGGTAAGACGATTCGACTGACGTCCCTTTTGGGATCATTTAAACAATCGGATATTTTTACTTTTGGCGGCTGATTATCGCGTGCTATAAATTGTCCATGGAGGTGGCAACTACGGACGCGCAATTGCAAGATAACCGGTGAATTGCTCGCTTCGGATAGTTCAAATCCCAATTCCACGGATTTCACAATGCTTTCCAGATTGGGTCGTGGGTCCAATAGCCAGATCTGGGACTTCATTGCGAAAGCATGGGTCCGCTCCTGCATAATGGATGAACCTTCCCCATAATCTTCGCCTACAATAACCAAGGTACCACCCGTTACGCCCCCAGAGGCCAAATTGGAAAGCGCATCTGAAGCCACATTGGTCCCCACGGTGGATTTCCAGGTGACCGCACCACGAATCGGGTAATAGACCGAAGCGGACAGCATCGCCGCCGCTGCGGCTTCGGAAGCCGAATTCTCAAAATAAACCCCAAGCTCTTCCAAAAGGGGTTCTGCATCTGCAAATACATCCATCAAATGCGAAATTGGCGACCCCTGATAACCTCCCACATAACCAACTCCACACTCCAACAGGGCTTTAGTAACGGCCAGGATTCCCTCTCCATGGAACACTTCTCCGGCCCCCTTCCGCAAGGTCTCGACTTCTTTCTTAAATGATTTCTCTGCCATGATTTTCTCTTTACAGTTTCTGGTAATACTCCCTAGGATGGGACAATCGCGAAGACGCGCAACGGACTGCCGGAACCATCTTCGATTTTCAATGGGGCAGCCACAATGATAGCTCCCCGAACAGGCAATTGGTCCAGATTCCGAAGGCATTGAAGCCCATATTTTCCGGCACCATGCATTAAGGTATGGCAAGGTAATGGCATATCCCAAACGAAGGACATCCCTGCATCCGTATTCAGTGTTTCCACGCCAAAACCTAGCACATTTCTGTTAATCATATATTCTACAGCTTCCTTACTCGGTCCGGGGGTGTGGTTCAAACCATCTGCACCGGTATTCAAGAATTCCGCGCCAATGGGGCGTTTGTGCCAGTCGGTACGAAAAAGCACCCACTCATTGGCACGCAAAATGCCATGTTCGGATTCCCATTTCTGGATAAATTCAGGCGTAAGGACAAAGTCTGGATTCCCTATGACCTCCTCGGATGCATCAATAATCTGTGCAGCAGCCATAAAGTGTTCCGTTGGAATGGTATCCACGGTATTGTTTGGATGGTCTTTTCCGGTTATCCAATGAACGGGAGCATCAAAATGGGTCCCAAAGTGTTCCCCCAACGTGATGTTGTTCCAATACCACCCCGGACCTTTGTCATTATATCGTGAGATTTCCGTTTTCTTAAAGGTGGCCACCTGGCCCATTTCTGGCGGCAGGGGCAGCCCAGGAAAGTTTTCGTTCAAGGTATGTGTGAGGTCAACAAAACGAATATTTCCGCCCGTCAACAATGCTTGTAAGGATTGCATAAGTTTATATTTTTTGGTTAACGAATTCCTTTTTCGGCAAGGATCGGCAGCACATTATCCCTAAAATAAGGGAACTCGGCAGCGTAATCAAAGAAGGACAGTGTTGTGCCCTTAAATCCTGCTTCATGTAATGCAATCAATCCATCGGCAACCTGCTGCGGCGTTCCCACCATCGGAAAACCACCATGGCCGAGCGCCATTCCTTCACGAATGCTGTTCAACAGATCGTGCGGGAAACTTTGTGCATGTGCGAATTGGAGATTGATTAAGTTATCTGTTGCCGACCAGTCGATATTATCCATGACACGTTGCCTTTCTGCCTGCGCCTCTTCCTCCGTCGGTCGGCAAATGATATGGGAAAATGTCAAGACATTGATATCCTTTCCGGCATCTACACCTTTCTGTTTTAGTTCTGTAATTTCGGCCTTGGACCGATTGAGGTCGATTGCGGGAGTGAATAGAAAATTAGCATTTTCAATCGCAAAATCTCGACCCTGTCCGGAGCCTGCAGCATTGAAAATTGGCGGCAGGTAGGTAGGCCTCGGATTGCCATAGCTGCGCGTGGTCTTGAAATAGGAACCATCAAAATTGAATGGACCTTCTTCTTTCCACAGCCGCTTAATAAAATTAAACCATTCCTGTGCATAGCCATACCGTGTTTCATGATCCGGAGGAAGCGGAATTCCTAAAGCATCGTATTCCGGCTTGTTCCAACCCGCTACAATATTCAGTCCTACACGATCATTGCTGATCTGCGCCATGGTTGCAATTTGCTTCGCGACTACAACCGGATGATTGGCTACCGTGTGGATTGTCGCAAACACAGTTATCTGCTTTGTTCTCGCCAACAATGCCGTTGCCCAGGTAATGGTCTCCATCACTTCCCCGTGGAAATCCGTTTCTCCACCATAGCCTACCCATCGTGCAATGGGCAACATAAAATCTATTCCTGCCTCATCTAACAGCAGCCCCAACTTGAGGTTGTTCTCCCAATTCGCTCGCCAACGATCAGGCAATTTCGAAACGGTCATTCCACCACCACAATTGGTGGAAAAGGTACCTAGCAGGAACTTGTCTTTTTTCAGAAATGGGTGTTTTTCAGTCATCTTTTAATTGGTTAATTTGTTCATAGGTTTATAGCGTTCTGTTTACCTGTGGCTCTGGGGCTTCAGGGCAACTTTCATTCTTTCAAATTCTTTGCGCATCCAGGCTTGGGTTTTGTTCAATTGGGGAATGCCAACACGATATGGATCCGGAACCAAGCTATCCAGTGATTCCTGTTCATACGCGGCGCTCTGCAGCACAAATCCGGGATTCACCAATAGCGTCTTCCCCATCGCAATGAGATCGGCGCGATCCGCCAAGAGGGTGGTATTGATCTGATCAATGGTCGTAAATTGACCGATTGCCATCACCGGAATACCGACATCGTGTTTAATGGCGTCCGCGAGGGGCACTTGCCACATTGGACCTTCTTTAATCTCCTGATCGGGCACTGTACCTCCTGAGGTGACAGAAATCAGATCCGCTCCGGCATCCTTGAAGGCTTTGGCAATGGCAATACCTTCGTTAATCGTATTTCCACCCTCTTTCCAATCTTCAACGGAAATTTTCACGGATATCGGCTTTTGGGAATCTACCACCGACCGTATAGCTTCAAATACCTGCACGGGAAATTTCACTCTGTTTTCGATCGCACCACCAAACTCATCATCCCGAAGGTTCGTCAAAGGAGACAAGAAAGAGGCCAATAGCATGCCGTGGCAAGCACTTAATTCGATCATGTCAAACCCAGCTTGATCGGCACGCTTGGCCGCCGAGACAAACTGTTCGATAATCTCTTGCATTTCCGCCCGATCGATAGCCTTTGGAATTGGATATCCTGAACCATACGGTTTTGCCGAGGCTGCTTTTAACGGCCACCCCTGTCCGTTCAACGGTTCGAAGGCACCTTGCCAGCGTCTTTGCACAGCACCCTTCGGTCCGGCATGTCCCAATTGCATGGCAATTTTCGCGGAACTGTTGGTATGGACAAAATCCACAATCCGCTCCCACTCTTGTGCTTGTTCGTCCGTATAGATTCCGGCACAACCCGGACTGATCCGACCGGAATCAGAAACCGCTGTCATTTCAGTGATTATCAGGCCCACGCCACCCGTTGCTCGAGATCCATAGTGCATCAAATGCCAATCTTGAACACGACCATCCACTGCGGAATATTGCCCCATGGCACTCATCACCATCCGATTGGGCAGATTCATCTCCCGGAGCTTATAGGTGCTGAAAGCCGGCGACTGTCCCACCTTCTGCTTTGTCCGCGCATTGAATGCTGCCAGTACCTGTTGTGTAAAGGCTTTATCCCGAATCGCTTGGTTCTCATAGGTGACCTTACGGGATCGAGACATCACACTGAAGGCAAACGCCATGAAATCGGCTTGCTCCACATGCCTGTCCATCCCCTCAAACCACGCCATGGATATATTGGCAGCATTTTGTATAGCTTCCACATGCGGGCGAAAGTTCGCCTCATACGATGCGAATATCTGTTGGACATCTTCTTTATTTTCGATTACCGATTGCGCCAAGGCTATCGCCTCCTGCATGGCAAGCTTAGTCCCTGACCCGATGGAAAAATGCGCCGTAGCTACCGCATCCCCCAACAGAATGACATTATCTTTATGCCACCGCGTATTGGTGATCAATGGAAAGCTCCGCCAATGGGATTTATTGGTCAGCAAAGGATGACCATCCAATTCTTGGGCGAAAATTGCTTCCAATTTCAACCTCGTTCCTGCTTCATCATCCACTACAAAACCTGCTTTTTCAAACGTTTCTTCCGTTGTTTCAATCACCCAGGTACTCTTTCCTTCTTCATATTGATAGCTATGTGCCACAAAAGGGCCATAAGCCGTGGTTTTAAAGAAGTAAGTAAATGCATCCAAAGGTTTGGTGGAGCCCATCCATACGAATTTGTTTTTCTTTGGAATTACGACTGTACCGAAGTCTGCCTGCAATTCAGTTCGGATTACGCTGTTTATACCGTCTGCAGCCACGATGATATCGCTTTCGGGAACATCCTTGAGGCTATTGATCCGGTACTGGGAATGGATCGTTACGCCTTCCTCTGCACAGCGTTGGGCCAAGAGTTCCAACAACGTCCTTCTGGAACAACCACAGAAACCATTTCCGGTAATCCGTACGACTTCCCCGTCGCGATAGACGTCCAGGTTGTCCCAATAGGCAAACTTGCTGCGGATCAATTCATAGGACCGGGGATCCTTCGTCAGAAACTCACTGAGTGTCTCATCCGAAAAGACCACACCAAACCCGAAAGAGTCCGATAATTTATTCTGTTCATAAATATTGATTTCCACCTCCGGCATCGCCTTTTTGACCAAAATGGAAAAATACATCCCCGCCGGTCCTCCCCCAACAACAGCTATCTTCATGTTATTTATTTTTCGTGTTATACCAGTTTCATATAGGATCCTTTGAAATAAAGGATAGGATCATCCTCCGTACAGGCGAAGTTGTTCACCTGGCCAACGAACAGCGTATGGTCCCCTTCAATATGTGTGGACACCACGGACGTTTCGAAATAGGCACAGGCTTCGGGAACAACTTTTGCCCCATGGAAATCCACGAATTCCACGAGGAGGTCATCTTGTGGTGAACCTGCAAAATGACGGCTCCACTTTTCCTGGTGGTGTGCCAATACACTGATGGCATACTTTTTAGATTCGTGCAAGAACTGGTGCATTCGTTTACTGTTATCGATGGATATCAACACCAAATTTGGATCTAAGGATACGGACATAAAACCATTGGCGGTCATGCCATGTACCTTTCCCTCGTGCTCCGTGGTAATCACCACAATTCCTGTAGCGAATTTGCCGCAGGCATTTCTAAACGCTCTCATGATCTACTCTCCTATTTTAATTAAATGGCCACCTTGGACATGTGCGATGCAATGACCGCCTCGGTTTGATCCGCATCGAACCACCATGGGGTAAATTGCGATGGATCGCTGAAGTTGTTTGCGATCAGATCGGCAAGAGATTGTGCCACAGAAGCGGCTCCCATTAAATTCAAGATATGCGGCGGCGGCGGTGTCAACATGGAGTTTGTCCAGTTTGTCACAGTCTGTGCATACGCATAATATTTCTCGAACGTCGCATTCATCCACGCCTCTGTATATGGCTGGTCACCATGCGCCAAGATTTCATCCAGATATACCTTACTGCATTTGGATGCATTGTTTGAGCCCTGTCCTGTGATCGGATCATTTACAACGACTACATCGGCAATACCGAATACCTTTCCCCCATTTGGCAAGGTAGCTACGGGTTTTCTAACGGTTGGCGCAAAGCGGCCGGCAAGTACACCGTTGTCATCCGTCAATGTTACGTTCTGGCAGCGTTCGTATTCCCATGGAAGGAATGTCTTTAAAATCCATAAGCTCTTTTCCAGATGTTGCTCAGGCGTTGTCACGTCGCCCCAACAAT is a genomic window containing:
- a CDS encoding flavin reductase family protein gives rise to the protein MRAFRNACGKFATGIVVITTEHEGKVHGMTANGFMSVSLDPNLVLISIDNSKRMHQFLHESKKYAISVLAHHQEKWSRHFAGSPQDDLLVEFVDFHGAKVVPEACAYFETSVVSTHIEGDHTLFVGQVNNFACTEDDPILYFKGSYMKLV
- a CDS encoding LLM class flavin-dependent oxidoreductase codes for the protein MTEKHPFLKKDKFLLGTFSTNCGGGMTVSKLPDRWRANWENNLKLGLLLDEAGIDFMLPIARWVGYGGETDFHGEVMETITWATALLARTKQITVFATIHTVANHPVVVAKQIATMAQISNDRVGLNIVAGWNKPEYDALGIPLPPDHETRYGYAQEWFNFIKRLWKEEGPFNFDGSYFKTTRSYGNPRPTYLPPIFNAAGSGQGRDFAIENANFLFTPAIDLNRSKAEITELKQKGVDAGKDINVLTFSHIICRPTEEEAQAERQRVMDNIDWSATDNLINLQFAHAQSFPHDLLNSIREGMALGHGGFPMVGTPQQVADGLIALHEAGFKGTTLSFFDYAAEFPYFRDNVLPILAEKGIR
- a CDS encoding FAD-dependent monooxygenase, whose amino-acid sequence is MKIAVVGGGPAGMYFSILVKKAMPEVEINIYEQNKLSDSFGFGVVFSDETLSEFLTKDPRSYELIRSKFAYWDNLDVYRDGEVVRITGNGFCGCSRRTLLELLAQRCAEEGVTIHSQYRINSLKDVPESDIIVAADGINSVIRTELQADFGTVVIPKKNKFVWMGSTKPLDAFTYFFKTTAYGPFVAHSYQYEEGKSTWVIETTEETFEKAGFVVDDEAGTRLKLEAIFAQELDGHPLLTNKSHWRSFPLITNTRWHKDNVILLGDAVATAHFSIGSGTKLAMQEAIALAQSVIENKEDVQQIFASYEANFRPHVEAIQNAANISMAWFEGMDRHVEQADFMAFAFSVMSRSRKVTYENQAIRDKAFTQQVLAAFNARTKQKVGQSPAFSTYKLREMNLPNRMVMSAMGQYSAVDGRVQDWHLMHYGSRATGGVGLIITEMTAVSDSGRISPGCAGIYTDEQAQEWERIVDFVHTNSSAKIAMQLGHAGPKGAVQRRWQGAFEPLNGQGWPLKAASAKPYGSGYPIPKAIDRAEMQEIIEQFVSAAKRADQAGFDMIELSACHGMLLASFLSPLTNLRDDEFGGAIENRVKFPVQVFEAIRSVVDSQKPISVKISVEDWKEGGNTINEGIAIAKAFKDAGADLISVTSGGTVPDQEIKEGPMWQVPLADAIKHDVGIPVMAIGQFTTIDQINTTLLADRADLIAMGKTLLVNPGFVLQSAAYEQESLDSLVPDPYRVGIPQLNKTQAWMRKEFERMKVALKPQSHR
- a CDS encoding cyclase family protein yields the protein MQSLQALLTGGNIRFVDLTHTLNENFPGLPLPPEMGQVATFKKTEISRYNDKGPGWYWNNITLGEHFGTHFDAPVHWITGKDHPNNTVDTIPTEHFMAAAQIIDASEEVIGNPDFVLTPEFIQKWESEHGILRANEWVLFRTDWHKRPIGAEFLNTGADGLNHTPGPSKEAVEYMINRNVLGFGVETLNTDAGMSFVWDMPLPCHTLMHGAGKYGLQCLRNLDQLPVRGAIIVAAPLKIEDGSGSPLRVFAIVPS